A stretch of the Synechocystis sp. PCC 7338 genome encodes the following:
- a CDS encoding DUF3038 domain-containing protein codes for MVLAQFASSPAPPHSFATVPNRQQLRQMNCYLDQLLLALVALTDVDQDTWTTTLETISLPTTTGQSLTKKYPVPAVAPGQLDVEGIRLLAMAIAYLGAHYQELLRRSVSLIEQTKEQGKNPLQTVLLSEYARKFTSAWQAYVEKQGGEAHIPLPAPTPDRLLALLTELFFFSSQDGPRRLWGVLAMMISPA; via the coding sequence ATGGTTCTTGCCCAGTTCGCCTCTAGCCCCGCTCCCCCCCATTCCTTTGCCACTGTCCCTAATCGTCAACAACTGCGACAAATGAATTGCTACCTAGACCAGCTTTTGTTAGCATTGGTCGCCTTGACGGATGTGGATCAGGACACCTGGACAACAACCCTAGAAACAATTTCGTTACCTACGACAACAGGTCAATCTTTGACTAAGAAATATCCTGTTCCTGCTGTTGCCCCCGGCCAACTAGATGTAGAAGGAATTAGACTTTTGGCCATGGCGATCGCCTATTTGGGAGCCCATTACCAGGAATTGTTGCGGCGATCGGTCAGTTTAATTGAGCAGACAAAGGAACAGGGCAAAAATCCTTTACAAACCGTACTTTTAAGTGAGTACGCTCGAAAATTCACCTCCGCTTGGCAGGCCTATGTGGAAAAACAGGGGGGAGAGGCTCATATTCCCCTACCAGCACCCACCCCCGATCGCCTCCTCGCCTTGCTGACGGAATTATTTTTCTTTAGCAGTCAAGATGGTCCCCGCCGACTCTGGGGAGTATTAGCCATGATGATTTCCCCCGCCTAA
- a CDS encoding NAD(P)H-binding protein, with translation MRVLVVGGTGTLGRQIVRQAIDQGHTVVCLVRSLRKATFLKEWGAIIVGGNICKPETLPPALANIDAVIDASTAKATDALTIRQVDWEGKLNLIRAVQKAGIKKFVFFSILRAAEYPKVPLMDIKHCTEKFLAQTDLDYTVLQLAGFMQGLIGQYAIPILDNQSVWQTGENTPIAYMNTQDVAKFAVRAVELDSVARQTYPVVGSRAWGATEVIQLCERMSGNTARISQVPMAILRFMRSLTRFFQWTYNASDRLAFAEVLASGKALTADMTPVYEQFGLDPKETTTLESYLQEYFGRIIKKLKELDYEVNPTQTDGKKKKNNFFF, from the coding sequence ATGCGAGTTTTGGTGGTAGGCGGCACAGGAACCCTCGGCAGGCAAATTGTTCGGCAGGCGATCGATCAAGGTCACACCGTTGTTTGTCTGGTCCGTAGTCTGAGAAAAGCAACTTTTCTTAAAGAGTGGGGAGCCATCATTGTGGGGGGAAACATTTGTAAGCCGGAAACCTTGCCCCCCGCCCTAGCAAACATCGACGCTGTGATCGATGCTTCCACCGCCAAGGCCACCGATGCCCTCACCATCCGCCAAGTGGACTGGGAAGGTAAGCTTAACCTGATCCGGGCTGTGCAAAAAGCGGGCATCAAAAAATTTGTCTTTTTCTCCATTTTGCGGGCGGCGGAATATCCCAAAGTTCCCCTGATGGACATCAAACACTGTACCGAGAAATTTTTAGCCCAGACAGATCTAGACTACACCGTCCTACAATTGGCGGGGTTTATGCAGGGTTTGATTGGTCAATATGCCATTCCGATTTTAGATAATCAGTCAGTGTGGCAAACCGGCGAAAATACCCCGATCGCCTACATGAACACCCAGGATGTGGCCAAATTTGCGGTGCGGGCGGTGGAATTGGACAGCGTGGCCCGTCAAACCTATCCTGTGGTGGGCAGTCGGGCTTGGGGAGCAACGGAAGTCATTCAACTGTGTGAAAGGATGTCCGGCAATACGGCCCGCATTTCCCAGGTGCCCATGGCGATTTTAAGATTCATGCGGAGCTTGACTCGCTTTTTCCAGTGGACTTATAACGCCTCCGATCGCCTGGCGTTTGCGGAAGTTTTGGCCAGTGGTAAGGCCCTGACGGCAGACATGACCCCAGTGTATGAGCAATTTGGTCTTGATCCGAAGGAAACCACCACCCTAGAATCTTACCTACAGGAATACTTTGGGCGCATCATCAAAAAGCTCAAAGAATTGGATTACGAGGTCAACCCCACCCAAACCGATGGCAAAAAGAAGAAAAATAATTTCTTTTTCTAG
- a CDS encoding NAD(+) kinase, whose protein sequence is MPKVGIIFNDDKPTACSVAQELQEQLQNSGFTVVVETGSGGLLGYSQPDRPICHTRIEHLTPPHFDESMPFAIVLGGDGTVLSAFRQLAPLGIPLLTINTGHMGFLTEIYLNQLPTAIEQLINGDYQIESRSMMTVQLMREETLLWEALSLNEMVLHREPLTSMCHFEIQVGHHASVDIAADGIIVSTPTGSTAYSLSAGGPVVTPDVPVFQLAPICPHSLASRALVFSDLEPVTIFPATPNRMVLVVDGNGGCYVLPEDRVHLSKSPYAAKFIRLQNPEFFRILREKLGWGLPHIAKPTSVELP, encoded by the coding sequence GTGCCAAAAGTCGGCATTATTTTCAACGACGATAAGCCCACCGCCTGTAGCGTTGCCCAAGAATTACAAGAGCAACTACAAAACAGTGGGTTCACTGTGGTGGTGGAAACTGGATCCGGCGGCCTGTTGGGCTATTCCCAGCCCGATCGCCCCATCTGCCACACCCGCATCGAACATCTGACTCCCCCCCATTTTGATGAGTCTATGCCCTTTGCCATCGTACTGGGGGGTGATGGTACAGTGTTATCGGCCTTTCGTCAGTTAGCCCCCCTGGGCATTCCCCTGCTGACTATCAATACGGGGCACATGGGTTTTTTGACCGAAATTTACCTCAACCAACTCCCCACGGCGATCGAGCAATTGATCAACGGCGATTACCAAATTGAAAGTCGCTCCATGATGACAGTGCAGTTAATGCGGGAGGAAACCCTGCTGTGGGAAGCCCTTTCCCTCAATGAGATGGTATTGCACCGAGAACCTCTGACCAGCATGTGCCATTTTGAAATTCAAGTGGGTCACCATGCTTCCGTGGACATTGCCGCCGATGGCATCATTGTTTCTACCCCCACCGGTTCTACAGCCTATTCCCTCAGTGCTGGAGGCCCCGTAGTCACCCCCGATGTGCCGGTTTTCCAGTTAGCTCCCATCTGTCCTCACTCCCTAGCTTCCCGGGCCTTAGTATTTTCTGACCTAGAGCCGGTGACCATTTTTCCCGCTACCCCCAACCGCATGGTACTGGTGGTGGATGGCAATGGCGGTTGCTATGTGTTGCCAGAGGATCGGGTGCATTTATCGAAATCTCCCTACGCTGCCAAGTTTATTCGCTTGCAAAACCCGGAGTTTTTCCGTATCCTGCGGGAGAAATTAGGCTGGGGTCTGCCCCACATTGCTAAGCCAACTTCGGTGGAGTTGCCCTAG